The following coding sequences lie in one Musa acuminata AAA Group cultivar baxijiao chromosome BXJ1-8, Cavendish_Baxijiao_AAA, whole genome shotgun sequence genomic window:
- the LOC135587725 gene encoding cullin-3A-like: protein MSAQKKRNFKIEAFKHRVELDPNYAERTWRVLEHAIHEIYNHNASGLSFEELYRNAYNMVLHKYGEKLYSGLVNTMTGHLKEIARSIEAAQGGFFLEELNVKWGDHNKALQMIRDILMYMDRTFVPSNHKTPVHELGLNLWRDNIIHSSKIQTRLLDMLLDLIHRERTGEVINRGLMRNITKMLMDLGSSVYQEDFEKPFLGVSASFYSVESQQLIECCDCGEYLRKAERRLNEEIERVSHYLDVKSEVKITSVVEGEMIANHMQRLVHMENSGLVSMLVDDKYEDLSRMYNLFRRVPDGLSTIKDVMTSHLRETGKQLVSDPEKLKDPVDFVQHLLDEKDKYDKIIRKAFNNDKTFQNALNSSFEYFINLNNRSPEFISLYVDDKLRKGLKGVSEEDVEVVLDKVMMLFRYLQEKDVFEKYYKQHLAKRLLSGKSVSDDTERSMIVKLKTECGYQFTSKLEGMFTDMKTSIDTMQGFYSSQHSEIGDGPTLAVQVLTTGSWPTQPSAPCNLPAEILVICEKFRTFYLGTHTGRRLTWQTNMGTADIKATFGKGQKHELNVSTYQMCILMLYNSTDQLTYREIEQATEIPPSDLKRCLQSLACVKGKNVLRKEPMSKDIAEDDAFYFNDKFMSKFFKVKIGTVAAQKESEPEKQETRQRVEEDRKPQIEAAIVRIMKSRRVLDHNTIVTEVTSQLQSRFLPNPVIIKKRIESLIEREFLERDKADRKLYRYLA, encoded by the coding sequence AAATGCTTACAATATGGTGCTGCACAAATATGGGGAAAAGCTCTACTCTGGACTTGTGAATACTATGACAGGACATCTAAAAGAAATTGCAAGATCAATAGAAGCTGCTCAAGGAGGTTTCTTTTTAGAGGAGCTTAATGTAAAATGGGGAGACCACAACAAGGCATTGCAGATGATCCGAGACATACTGATGTACATGGATAGGACATTTGTTCCCAGTAATCACAAGACACCCGTTCATGAGCTTGGACTTAATCTCTGGAGGGATAATATCATCCATTCCAGCAAAATCCAGACCAGGCTACTGGATATGCTTCTTGACCTCATACATAGGGAGAGAACAGGCGAGGTAATAAATAGAGGGTTGATGAGGAATATAACAAAAATGTTAATGGATCTTGGATCTTCTGTGTATCAAGAAGATTTTGAGAAACCATTTCTAGGGGTCTCAGCTAGTTTTTACAGTGTAGAATCTCAACAACTCATCGAGTGCTGTGATTGTGGTGAGTACCTCAGGAAAGCTGAGAGACGTCTTAATGAAGAGATCGAGAGGGTCTCCCACTACTTAGATGTCAAAAGTGAAGTGAAAATAACTAGTGTAGTGGAGGGAGAGATGATTGCCAACCACATGCAGAGGCTGGTCCACATGGAGAATTCTGGTCTTGTGAGTATGCTTGTAGATGACAAGTATGAAGACTTAAGCAGAATGTACAACTTATTCCGCCGAGTTCCCGATGGGCTTTCAACTATTAAAGATGTGATGACTTCTCACCTTCGAGAAACTGGAAAGCAGTTAGTTAGCGACCCTGAGAAATTAAAGGACCCAGTGGACTTTGTACAACATCTTTTGGATGAGAAGGATAAGTATGATAAGATAATACGCAAAGCATTCAACAATGATAAGACATTCCAGAATGCTTTGAACTCTTCATTTGAATACTTTATTAACCTAAACAACAGGTCTCCTGAGTTCATatcactttatgttgatgataagcTTCGCAAAGGGCTCAAAGGGGTAAGTGAAGAGGATGTGGAGGTAGTTCTGGACAAAGTGATGATGTTGTTTCGGTACTTGCAAGAGAAGGATGTATTTGAGAAATATTACAAACAACACTTGGCAAAGCGGCTTCTTTCAGGAAAATCTGTTTCCGATGATACAGAGAGAAGTATGATTGTTAAGCTCAAGACAGAATGTGGGTATCAGTTCACTTCTAAATTGGAAGGCATGTTTACAGACATGAAGACTTCCATAGATACTATGCAAGGATTCTATTCTAGTCAGCATTCTGAGATTGGAGATGGCCCCACCCTTGCTGTGCAAGTTCTTACAACTGGTTCATGGCCAACACAGCCTAGTGCACCTTGCAACCTTCCAGCTGAAATTCTTGTCATATGTGAGAAGTTCCGGACATTTTATCTTGGGACGCATACTGGGCGTAGATTGACATGGCAAACAAATATGGGTACAGCTGATATTAAGGCAACCTTTGGCAAGGGTCAGAAGCATGAGCTGAATGTTTCGACATATCAAATGTGTATTCTTATGCTATATAACTCCACAGATCAGTTGACGTACAGAGAAATAGAACAGGCTACAGAAATCCCACCTTCTGATCTGAAGCGTTGTCTTCAGTCTCTTGCTTGTGTCAAAGGTAAGAATGTCCTGCGCAAGGAGCCAATGAGCAAGGATATAGCTGAGGATGATGCTTTCTACTTCAATGACAAATTTATGAGTAAGTTTTTCAAGGTGAAGATAGGGACTGTGGCAGCACAAAAGGAGTCAGAGCCAGAGAAGCAGGAGACTCGCCAAAGAGTGGAAGAAGATAGAAAACCACAGATTGAAGCTGCAATTGTGAGGATTATGAAATCCCGAAGGGTATTAGATCATAACACCATTGTCACTGAGGTCACGTCACAATTGCAATCTCGCTTCCTGCCAAACCCGGTTATTATAAAAAAGCGAATTGAGTCTCTCATTGAACGGGAGTTTTTAGAAAGGGATAAAGCAGACAGGAAATTATATCGATATCTTGCTTGA